The DNA segment CCTGCAGTTGGCACACCACTGCTTCTTCTTGGTCTCATCCACCGCCTGCAGTTTCTCCACCTCTATCTGCTTCTTCACCTCCGCCACCAGACGCTCCCTCTCCTGCTCCAGACTCTGCCTCATCTCCGCCATAGTCAGCTCTATAGGACATGACACATTTAGAAAATCTATGAATAGAATTCACTTTATCGAATATAATGAATGAATATAAAAATGTGTACTATGCATGTGTTTTATAAAATTCTTACAACACATGCATTGAATTAGTATATTACACACACAGCTATaatgcacacacatgcattaTTAAAATGTTAGAAATACAGATATGAAGTCCATCTCATACACACATTAATTGGCTGACAAAGACAAACATacagtacactgagtgtacaaaacattaggaacacctgctctttccatgacatagactgaccaggtgaatccaggtgaaagctatgatctcttattgatgtcacttgttaaatccacttcaaaatcagtgtagatgaatgagaggagacaggttaaagaaggattgttaagccttgagacaattgagacatggattgtgtatgtgtgccattcagaggttgaatgacAAAagatttgaacggggtatggtagtaggtgccaggcacaccggtttgtgtcaagaactgcaacgctgctgggtttttcacacttaacagttccccgtgtgtatcaagaatgttccaccacccaaaagacatccagctaacttgCATTGGAGTCAACTGTGGAACGctttagacaccttgtagagtccatgccctgacgaattgaggctgttctgagggcaactcaatatGAGGAAGGTGTTCTTATTGTTTTGAACACTCACAATGATACCAACCTAAAAGATGTGTATATTTTTAAGGAAAGGGCAAGTATAACAAACCAAGATTGTGCTTCATCTCCGACAGCTCTTGCTGATGTAGCCACTGAAGCTTTTCGATCTCTATCCTCAGCCGCCGGATCTGGGCAGAaatgttaaataataataataatatgccatttagcagacgcttttatccaaagcgacttacagtcgctTACAATGTTCAACAGTTATCACAATGcagtgagacaggagagagaagtgaACTTATGTTATAGACTCAACCAAAAGTCTCTTCACCAGCACTCACCTCTGCGATCGTGTTTCCTGAAGTGCTTTTGGAAAGGTCGTTGTAGATTTCTGTCATCGTCCCTTTTATCGTGTCCATCATCTGATCAGATGAGATTATTACAACTCACAGATTGATCACAGACAGGTAACTTTCCATATCAATATAACACAAATATCATCTGTGAATCTATAAACTTTCCCCTGTAAAGTTTCTATCTATTTATTCTGTTtagacatatagcatcaggctaACTCACTTTGCTGGTGTACTTTGCGATGTCAGCTGCCACATCTGCTGAAGCTGTGGGGATCTGGAAGTCTGCTGCCAGGTAagacgaggaagaggaggaggaggaaccagAGGTGACCAAGGTAACTGATGAGGTGGAGGTCTGGGGACCATCTTTAGGCTGCACAGCTGCAAACCACAGAATAAAAGAGGGATGAGGAATGAAAGAAAACTACATTTCAGCTCATATGAACTAAGATGAGATGAATGTGTATGTGTTTACAGATGTTGTGGAGTTGTGTTTAGTGGACTCTGAGTTTCTATGTACCTTTTGCTGCCTGTCTGGTCTGGTAACGTGTACTGGAGGATGCCTGCAACTGCTGCTGTGACTGGAGCTGTTGTGGGCTGCGTGTCTGTGCCTGCGTCTGGGTTGGAGCCTGGACCGGAACAGGAACCTGTGTCTGGGTTGGCCCAGCCGGCTGCTCCTCCTGCTGTGCAGGCCACTTCTGTGAGGACGTCTGGAACTTGTTGGCAGGGTTCCACACCACTGCCCTCTGCACTGCCTGAGCCGTCTCTTTGGGCAGCAGGGGGCGCTGTTTCTTCACTGCCGACTGGGCTGAGGCAGctgtggaggagagggtgggggctGGGGTCGGGGCTGCAGGGGTGGTGGTGAAGGCCGTGTTGGGCTGGCCAGAGCCTGTGCTGGAGGACAGGTTGAGTGTGGGGTTGATGAGGGGCTGACTGGGGTCTTTGGGGTTGGATGAGGTGGCGGAGGCTAGAGAGGGGGTCACTGCGGTGGGGAATTTGCCTGGTCAGAGAAAAAATACATAAGATTAAATAAAGACAGAACAACCAGTATTTTCCTCCTTTCTGATGAGCCTTTAGGCCTCAGTCGCTCAAAACATTATCATAAGAAGCAACTAGAGTACACAAAACAAAAGAAACAAGACATGAAATGAGCCCTCACCTTCCAGCTTGGTGCCAAGGGGCTCCTTCGTGGCTTTAGCGTCTACAGCCCCTGGCTCCCTCCTGGCCCTCTTACGGTCTCTGCCCCCCTGCTCATCACCCAGGTCAATCACCAGCTCCCTCTCTGAGTCGGAGTCCTGGTCTGGGCCAGCAAGGGCCCGGGGTGCGcctgccctcccctcctctggGGCCTTGGGCCTGTCTGTGGGGGACTGAGTCTGGGGCATCATGGGCTTCTCCTGGGAGTCTCTCTCTGGACCATTGCTGCCCTGTCTGTCTTTGAGCAGGGCTTCAGAGTTTTTTTTAtccctggtccctgtgactgcCCCCTTGTCCTCTCCCTGTGTGCTCGCCTTGGGCCTCTTCCTCGACTCCCTCTCTGCTTTGTCCTTGTCATCATGGGCGGCGCTCTTCGGTCTGTGCTCCTCGTCGCTAAGGTACTCGCTGTCGCTGGAGTCTGACTTTTCGGAATCCTCAGAGTCACTGTGTTCCACACCCTTATATACGTCCTCAGAGATCTCATCAATGCCTGCACAGGGACAAAGAAACAACATATAAATCATAGTATTAATACATGATGAACATGAGCGTATCATTTATAGGCCTTCAAATGTGTCCCTCTAGATCAGGGAcggggcaactccagtcctctgggacatgattggtgtcacacttttgccccagccccagctaacacatccGACTCCAATAATCAAGATCTTCAGTTTATaatgcaattagtttaaatcagctgtgtttgctagggatggggaaaaagggtgacaccactccggcccaGAGGACAGGAGTTGCCAATCCCTGCTCTAGACACAATTCCTgaatggtgtgtgtgagtgtatgtgtgtacctAGTTGGGCCTTGCAGCTCTCGATGGTCTTGTCCAGGCTCCTGATGGGTCTCTTGGGGGTGGTGAGGAGGAGTGATGACGCCTGTTGTTGTTGATGCTGTACTGTCTCACTGAGCTCCTTCAGGTCCATCTCAGCCTTCACACGATCTGTGACAAACACTACAGGCTTCATACACATTTTGACAGATGGAATTtcatgacttctccatgacttttAACCAAATAGAAGTAAGCATATATGTGGTATCGACACTGGGAAGCTGCTCTCTGATCCCATGTACCATTTCCTGTTgttgtgcaaggcacttaacccccccacCAAGTAGAATACCTATTAGGCAACTGAATAAAACACATGGGGTCAACCTGTGGGGTTGGGTTagatgcagaagacacatttggGTTGAATGCATtaagttgtgcaactgactaggtatcccctttccctcaGTCTGGAGAGCTACTGGATCATACACATGAAAGTCAGTTTATCAAGGTCCGGTTGAGCAGCTCATTTCTAAAATGTGTTTTGTTACAGGGggactggaacaaaagcctgcacacccagtagttctcctggaggatggttgaccaCCCTTGATGTAAAACATTGCAACTTTACAACCAAATACGTTTTATGCCTTTATAAAATAATGTGCTCATTCAATATATCAAAGATCAAATGGCTATGGTAGGCTACAAATCTTTATATTCTGCTGAAACTAGCCCACACATTTTCTGCAGGAAATGTACCTTTTCTAGTTTAGTCATATTTATTTTAGCTACCTTAGAAGTGTTTACTTTGCAGGCTGATTAGTATCTATTACTTTGCAGGCTGATTAGTATCTATTGAGTTGCAATGTCCCATACATTGGATACCCAAATCAACTGGAAGTACAGTATCTACAAAACAAGTTTTACAGCCACATAATCCAAAAGAAAGGCTACATCTAATAGTTTATCCTGAAACTACTGTTCGCAATTCACAAATTATTATTTTGATTCACATGATTAGATTCATCAAGATTAAACATAATCCCTAACTAATACAATGACGAAGTGAATCGTTTGCTTCGTCAAAAAGAATTGTTTAAATTAATCATTTGTATGACACTTTGCATGGCCTTATTCGCGAGTGTTGGTGGAAAGTTTTTTGGGACATGACGAAAACAttcatacataataataataataataataataataataataataactaaacAGTTAACTAGAGAGATAACTAGCCAGGCTACAATATATGTTTTGAATTGGTTACCCAATTAGTCTGTTTTCTATCAtattctataggctaggcctacctACTGCTGCAATCACGGAGGGGCTACAATGTCTGACTGTCTATCTCCTTGAGAAAGGCACACTCGCACACATGCAGGTGAtgctcgcgcacacacacacagacgcactgAAGTGTCATATTCCGATCCTGTCTGATATGTAGATTTTTAGGTGATTGATCAAAAAAACTGTGCCTAAATTATTTACATTAAAATCAATTATTAAAATCATTTCCATGACCTTTCCAAACCTTTTCGGATTTGATAATTTTCCAAAAACTTTTCCAGGCCTGGAGAACATCATAAAAAAAATTCCATGACTTTTCCAGGATTTTCATGACCTTATGAACCCTGACACTAAAACTCAACCTCAACCAAaacataacccctaacccagggGTGGGCAAACATTTTGGCTCGAGGGCCACATCGGGATTTCGAAATTCAATGAAGGGCCGTACAGATTTTTTTGGGGACCGGTTTGTTTGTCAAAATCAATTTGAGGGGCAGAAAAtggcagttatttgaaaatatatAGGTTCATAATAATTTGTCCATACTTTCTATATAGTTTTAGACGTTCACGTGTGgagtgtattattattttttttaccctaAATAATAATTTCCCAATCATAaccctaaataaaataaaataaaataaatgtttactcAAACCTCCCGCCGGGCCGTAGTTTACCCTCCCCTGCCTTAAACAAACAGACAGCACAAGACAAGGTGCTACATAAGGGGATGGGTTAGATGGGACTCACCCAGGTTGAGGTTGAGGATGCTGCCTGTGCCCGGGGCCCTCTCCTGTTTGGGCACCAGACCAGGGGAAAAGGGCTTGGGGCTGCCCGTCATGCTGCCTGCATGGCCCATCTTCACTGAGGCAGGGGACGCTGAGGCCATAACACATAACACTTTTAACCTCCACAAATGGTTTGAGTCTTGGTCCTAACCTGTGTTTTGAATGTGACTATACTGTCTTAGTTAGTTATATGATGTGTTAGATTCAGGAGCATGTTGGTTACCGGTATAGTCCATAGACTCCTCCCCAGCGCTGTAGTGGAATGGGGGGTTTCTAggccctctctccatcccatcctGCTCCACGTCAGACCCTGTGTGTCCAGACGAGTTGGTGCTCATGGGAGAGCGAGGCATGTCCGTCAGAGAGATCCTCCGCCCCATCCCGCTCGACAGAGAGCTCTTGCCCAGGAGCATCTTGGGAGATGCGGTCATGTCGAAGTTGAAGCGCATCTTGTCAGGTTTCTCCGTCTTCACGGTCCCTGCGTCGGGGTTGGCCGGGTCCAGCAACATCTGAAGCTGGTTGTTGGGCGTGTAGGGGGTGCGGAAGGGGGCGTAGTTGAACACCCCAAACTTCTTGCGGATGTTCTCCACATAGACCTCCATCTCCTGCATGGCGCTGTTGAAGATGCTCTTGGTCTTCTTCACAGAGAAGGGAATCTCCTTGGAAATGAGGTAGCAATTGTTAATGGGAACCCACGCCCTGCAGagaagaaacacagagagacaggttagGAGTAGGATAAGCAGAGAGTCCAATACCATACGAACGCAAACAGTACTTCAGTAAATAACTATGAAAAGTCCCTTCCATCTGCCACTTTCATTAAAAAGCAAGGCTCACCTGTCATGCTGTCCGAAGAAGCGTGCGTCCACCTGTCCGTCCTTCTCCCGCAGTGCTTTGGCTGGCCAGAAGGGGAAGCCCTTCAGCTTTGCCCACACCAGGGGGTGTGGGTGACCCTGAGAGGGGGGGGCAGACCAGGGGCACGGTGAGATAAAACAGCATAAACACAGACAGAGGAATAGGATTCGCAAAGATTTTCCTGGCTTTTCCTGTGCTTTAAATAATATTTTTGAGATTTGAAACATTATATTTAGGCTAATCTACATTTGTCTTCAGGACAAACCGAATTGTGACCTAAGTCACAGGACAAAAATGAACATTTACATCCATACAATTTATTGGCCAAAATAAGATGAGGAAACATGTCTTACACATGGCTCGCAAAACCAGTTGTCCCTCTTTTGGCACGAGGACAGGTAGCACTCCGGACAGACCTCAATTTCATTAACCTGAAACAAACAGCATTTTCCACATTACTGAAATACACTTAGAAAGGAGAAAACAAACACACCACCGAATGGCATTTCAGTCTTCATGTAAAAACGATACTCACTTCATGTTCACAGATCTTCACAACAACCTTTGCTGTCGCTGTTAGTTTGTGATTTCCTGGAACAAAACCAAAAGACAGAAAAACATGTTTGTAAGAGCCAAGTTTTATTTCCAAAGCATGTAGCAAGcagcagaggtgggacaaagtcattgttatgcaagtcacaagtaagtctcaagtctttgccctcgagtcccgagtcaagtcgagtcaaagatgaggcaagtcccaagtcgagtcaaaagtcaaagccatcaagtctcaagtcgagtccaaagtcctacattttagtttcgagtcatttcaagtcctcttagcaagcctttgcaagtcattacaagtcctcgtagcaagtcttctcgagtcataaggcgcaagtccaagtcaagtca comes from the Coregonus clupeaformis isolate EN_2021a unplaced genomic scaffold, ASM2061545v1 scaf0012, whole genome shotgun sequence genome and includes:
- the LOC121545429 gene encoding protein kinase C-binding protein 1 isoform X2, whose protein sequence is MHPQSLAEDEVKTESDVVEGMDVSMRSKVSDPGSAERVLAAQKRKVSSPTHSSNGHYPSDTSPSPLKKKKKPGAVHSNNKDQDSRNDFYCWLCHREGQVLCCELCPRVYHAKCLKLPAEPEGDWFCPECEKITVAECIETQSKAMTMLTIEQLSYLLKFALQKMKQPGTEAFWKPVALEQHPDYAEYIFHPMDLATLEKNMKKKMYGCTEAFLADMKWILHNCIIYNGGNHKLTATAKVVVKICEHEVNEIEVCPECYLSSCQKRDNWFCEPCGHPHPLVWAKLKGFPFWPAKALREKDGQVDARFFGQHDRAWVPINNCYLISKEIPFSVKKTKSIFNSAMQEMEVYVENIRKKFGVFNYAPFRTPYTPNNQLQMLLDPANPDAGTVKTEKPDKMRFNFDMTASPKMLLGKSSLSSGMGRRISLTDMPRSPMSTNSSGHTGSDVEQDGMERGPRNPPFHYSAGEESMDYTASPASVKMGHAGSMTGSPKPFSPGLVPKQERAPGTGSILNLNLDRVKAEMDLKELSETVQHQQQQASSLLLTTPKRPIRSLDKTIESCKAQLGIDEISEDVYKGVEHSDSEDSEKSDSSDSEYLSDEEHRPKSAAHDDKDKAERESRKRPKASTQGEDKGAVTGTRDKKNSEALLKDRQGSNGPERDSQEKPMMPQTQSPTDRPKAPEEGRAGAPRALAGPDQDSDSERELVIDLGDEQGGRDRKRARREPGAVDAKATKEPLGTKLEGKFPTAVTPSLASATSSNPKDPSQPLINPTLNLSSSTGSGQPNTAFTTTPAAPTPAPTLSSTAASAQSAVKKQRPLLPKETAQAVQRAVVWNPANKFQTSSQKWPAQQEEQPAGPTQTQVPVPVQAPTQTQAQTRSPQQLQSQQQLQASSSTRYQTRQAAKAVQPKDGPQTSTSSVTLVTSGSSSSSSSSYLAADFQIPTASADVAADIAKYTSKMMDTIKGTMTEIYNDLSKSTSGNTIAEIRRLRIEIEKLQWLHQQELSEMKHNLELTMAEMRQSLEQERERLVAEVKKQIEVEKLQAVDETKKKQWCANCRKEAIFYCCWNTSYCDYPCQQAHWPEHMKSCTQSATASQQEPEVESTSDPSAKPPGHSSSDQPPSGTASAPTDKGPSPTCSVDKCKDNACVTVP
- the LOC121545429 gene encoding protein kinase C-binding protein 1 isoform X1 translates to MHPQSLAEDEVKTESDVVEGMDVSMRSKVSDPGSAERVLAAQKRKVSSPTHSSNGHYPSDTSPSPLKKKKKPGAVHSNNKDQSELRHGPFYYVKQSSLTTDPVDVVPQDSRNDFYCWLCHREGQVLCCELCPRVYHAKCLKLPAEPEGDWFCPECEKITVAECIETQSKAMTMLTIEQLSYLLKFALQKMKQPGTEAFWKPVALEQHPDYAEYIFHPMDLATLEKNMKKKMYGCTEAFLADMKWILHNCIIYNGGNHKLTATAKVVVKICEHEVNEIEVCPECYLSSCQKRDNWFCEPCGHPHPLVWAKLKGFPFWPAKALREKDGQVDARFFGQHDRAWVPINNCYLISKEIPFSVKKTKSIFNSAMQEMEVYVENIRKKFGVFNYAPFRTPYTPNNQLQMLLDPANPDAGTVKTEKPDKMRFNFDMTASPKMLLGKSSLSSGMGRRISLTDMPRSPMSTNSSGHTGSDVEQDGMERGPRNPPFHYSAGEESMDYTASPASVKMGHAGSMTGSPKPFSPGLVPKQERAPGTGSILNLNLDRVKAEMDLKELSETVQHQQQQASSLLLTTPKRPIRSLDKTIESCKAQLGIDEISEDVYKGVEHSDSEDSEKSDSSDSEYLSDEEHRPKSAAHDDKDKAERESRKRPKASTQGEDKGAVTGTRDKKNSEALLKDRQGSNGPERDSQEKPMMPQTQSPTDRPKAPEEGRAGAPRALAGPDQDSDSERELVIDLGDEQGGRDRKRARREPGAVDAKATKEPLGTKLEGKFPTAVTPSLASATSSNPKDPSQPLINPTLNLSSSTGSGQPNTAFTTTPAAPTPAPTLSSTAASAQSAVKKQRPLLPKETAQAVQRAVVWNPANKFQTSSQKWPAQQEEQPAGPTQTQVPVPVQAPTQTQAQTRSPQQLQSQQQLQASSSTRYQTRQAAKAVQPKDGPQTSTSSVTLVTSGSSSSSSSSYLAADFQIPTASADVAADIAKYTSKMMDTIKGTMTEIYNDLSKSTSGNTIAEIRRLRIEIEKLQWLHQQELSEMKHNLELTMAEMRQSLEQERERLVAEVKKQIEVEKLQAVDETKKKQWCANCRKEAIFYCCWNTSYCDYPCQQAHWPEHMKSCTQSATASQQEPEVESTSDPSAKPPGHSSSDQPPSGTASAPTDKGPSPTCSVDKCKDNACVTVP